In Deltaproteobacteria bacterium, a single genomic region encodes these proteins:
- a CDS encoding rhodanese-like domain-containing protein has protein sequence MTRLARALAAAALSIASAAQGEPTWRELLTGIRETFPGVPQIGARELRASVGPRTLIVDVREREEYDVSRLPGARWTQRVSDVRAWFSSGDYERVVVYCSVGYRSSKFVQELQRAGFAHAANLEGSIFAWANAGYPLENEDGPTSLVHPFDPRWGRLLDRKFHPAAP, from the coding sequence ATGACCCGACTCGCTCGCGCGCTCGCCGCCGCCGCACTCTCGATCGCGAGCGCGGCGCAGGGCGAACCGACTTGGCGAGAGCTGCTGACGGGCATCCGGGAGACCTTCCCAGGCGTCCCGCAGATCGGCGCGCGCGAGCTGCGGGCGAGCGTCGGTCCAAGAACGCTGATCGTCGACGTGCGAGAGCGCGAGGAGTACGACGTGAGCCGCTTGCCCGGCGCGCGCTGGACGCAGCGCGTTTCCGACGTGCGCGCTTGGTTCTCGAGCGGCGACTACGAGCGCGTCGTCGTCTACTGCTCGGTCGGCTACCGATCGTCGAAGTTCGTCCAGGAGCTCCAGCGCGCGGGCTTCGCGCACGCGGCGAATCTCGAAGGGTCGATCTTCGCGTGGGCGAACGCGGGCTACCCCCTCGAGAACGAGGACGGCCCGACCTCGCTCGTGCACCCGTTCGATCCCCGCTGGGGTCGCCTGCTCGATCGCAAGTTCCATCCAGCCGCGCCCTGA
- a CDS encoding heavy metal translocating P-type ATPase — MSGASAAPAAPDDRALDPVCGMRVARDGPHQWTHAGTLYHFCNPRCLARFQAEPAVYLTPRAATTPDPSDTREYICPMDPEVRQIGPGACPICGMALEPREITAETPDNPELRDMQRRFSVSAALTGPVFALAMGEMIPGWPLAHDFPAAWVQAALATPVVAWGGAPFFARGWASLRPWRPNMFTLIALGTGAALLASLAALLAPGAFPAAMRDTHGRVPVYFEAAAVIVTLVLLGQVLELRARERTGDAIRALLKLAPKTARRVTDDGDEDVPLERVAPGNRLRVRPGEAVPVDGTVLSGESAVDESMITGEPMPVAKARGASVTAGTVNGAGSFVMRADAVGRDTLLARIVALVADAQRTRAPSQRVADAVSAWFVPAVVACAALAALAWLAFGPEPRSAHALVAAVSVLIIACPCALGLATPVSIMVATGRGARAGVLFRDAEALELLAQVDTLLVDKTGTLTEGKPALASVLPADGASELELLGTAAALERGSEHPLAAAILAGAAARGIEPLAAQGFEARTGLGVRASVNDADCALGNAALMRERGVDVAPLRARAEELRRTGQTVMFAARGAQLLGLIGVADPIKRGAAQAISALQREGVRIALVSGDQRATAEFVAKQLGIDEVVAEVLPQQKLDVVRERQRRGELVAMAGDGVNDAPALAAANVGIAMGAGADVALRSAGVTLVRGELAALVRARRLSHATRANIRQNLFWAFAYNALGVPLAAGALYPLTGALLSPMVAAAAMSLSSVSVIGNALRLRKIDL; from the coding sequence ATGAGCGGGGCGAGCGCCGCGCCGGCTGCGCCTGACGACCGCGCGCTCGACCCGGTGTGCGGGATGCGCGTCGCGCGCGACGGCCCGCATCAGTGGACGCACGCCGGCACGCTCTACCACTTCTGCAATCCGCGCTGCCTCGCGCGCTTTCAGGCGGAGCCCGCGGTGTACCTAACACCTCGTGCGGCCACGACGCCCGATCCGAGCGACACGCGCGAGTACATCTGCCCGATGGACCCCGAGGTGCGCCAGATCGGCCCCGGTGCGTGCCCGATCTGCGGCATGGCGCTCGAGCCGCGCGAGATCACCGCCGAGACCCCGGACAACCCCGAGCTGCGCGACATGCAGCGGCGCTTCTCGGTGAGCGCCGCCCTGACAGGTCCCGTATTCGCGCTCGCGATGGGCGAGATGATTCCGGGCTGGCCGCTCGCGCACGATTTCCCCGCCGCGTGGGTGCAAGCCGCGCTCGCGACGCCCGTGGTCGCCTGGGGCGGCGCGCCGTTCTTCGCGCGCGGCTGGGCCTCGCTGCGGCCATGGCGCCCGAACATGTTCACGCTGATCGCGCTCGGCACCGGCGCCGCGCTGCTCGCGAGCCTCGCGGCGCTGCTCGCGCCCGGCGCGTTCCCTGCCGCGATGCGCGACACGCACGGCCGCGTGCCCGTCTACTTCGAGGCCGCCGCGGTGATCGTGACGCTCGTGCTGCTCGGCCAGGTGCTCGAACTGCGCGCGCGCGAGCGCACCGGCGACGCGATCCGCGCCCTCCTCAAGCTCGCGCCGAAGACCGCGCGGCGCGTGACCGACGACGGCGACGAGGACGTGCCGCTCGAGCGGGTCGCTCCCGGAAATCGCCTGCGCGTGCGACCGGGCGAAGCGGTTCCCGTGGACGGCACGGTGCTCTCGGGCGAGAGCGCGGTCGACGAGTCGATGATCACGGGCGAGCCGATGCCCGTCGCGAAGGCGCGCGGCGCTTCCGTAACAGCCGGCACCGTCAACGGCGCGGGCAGCTTCGTGATGCGCGCCGACGCGGTGGGGCGCGACACGCTGCTCGCGCGCATCGTCGCGCTCGTCGCCGACGCGCAGCGCACGCGCGCGCCGAGCCAGCGGGTTGCGGACGCGGTGAGCGCGTGGTTCGTGCCGGCGGTGGTCGCCTGCGCCGCGCTCGCCGCGCTCGCGTGGCTCGCGTTCGGCCCCGAGCCGCGCTCTGCGCACGCGCTCGTCGCCGCGGTCTCCGTGCTGATCATCGCCTGCCCGTGCGCGCTCGGGCTCGCGACGCCGGTGTCGATCATGGTCGCGACGGGCCGGGGCGCGCGTGCGGGCGTTCTCTTCCGCGACGCCGAGGCGCTCGAGCTGCTGGCGCAGGTGGACACGCTGCTCGTCGACAAGACCGGCACGCTCACGGAGGGCAAGCCCGCGCTGGCGAGCGTGCTGCCCGCGGACGGCGCGAGCGAGCTCGAGCTGTTAGGGACCGCCGCCGCGCTCGAGCGCGGCAGCGAGCATCCGCTCGCGGCGGCGATCCTCGCGGGCGCCGCGGCGCGCGGCATCGAGCCGCTCGCCGCGCAAGGCTTCGAGGCGCGCACGGGGCTCGGCGTGCGCGCAAGTGTGAACGACGCCGACTGCGCGCTCGGCAACGCCGCGCTCATGCGCGAGCGCGGAGTCGACGTCGCGCCGCTGCGTGCGCGCGCCGAGGAGCTGCGGCGCACGGGGCAAACCGTGATGTTCGCCGCGCGCGGCGCGCAGCTGCTCGGGCTGATCGGCGTCGCCGACCCCATCAAGCGGGGCGCAGCGCAGGCGATCTCCGCGCTCCAGCGCGAGGGCGTGCGCATCGCGCTCGTCTCCGGCGATCAGCGCGCCACCGCGGAGTTCGTCGCCAAGCAACTCGGCATCGACGAAGTCGTGGCCGAGGTGTTGCCGCAGCAGAAGCTCGACGTGGTGCGCGAGCGCCAGCGGCGCGGCGAGCTCGTCGCGATGGCGGGCGACGGCGTGAACGACGCGCCTGCGCTCGCCGCCGCGAACGTCGGCATCGCGATGGGCGCGGGCGCCGACGTCGCGCTGCGCAGCGCCGGCGTCACGCTCGTGCGCGGTGAGCTCGCGGCGCTCGTGCGCGCGCGGCGCCTCTCGCACGCGACGCGCGCGAACATCCGCCAAAACCTGTTCTGGGCATTCGCCTACAACGCGCTCGGCGTTCCCCTCGCGGCCGGCGCGCTCTATCCCCTGACAGGCGCCCTGCTCTCGCCGATGGTCGCGGCCGCCGCGATGAGCCTCAGCAGCGTGAGCGTGATCGGCAACGCGCTGCGGCTGCGGAAGATCGACCTATGA
- a CDS encoding transcriptional regulator — translation MRGDQLSRQWKLIQLLAKARYGVVPDSLADELGVNRRTVYRDLDALMFAGFPVTSERRDTHVYWRVIDGFKLGDTPFTPDELLALGFSEDLLRSLEGTVFHDSIASALAKIRASLGPELAGFLAKLRESFRVLPGPHKNYADLADVIRALNEAVLARRTVRMKYTTARTGKTQAREFDPYRVWYRSGGLYAIGHDHKSGELRTFAVDRVRAPELTEQRFSVPDDFDFEARAASAFGVVIEPPERVRIRFGARRALYVREHDWHPSQQIEALPGGEIELRMEVGPGEEIASWVLSFGADAEVLEPAALRAHVASELARAAKHYGAPAKRKR, via the coding sequence ATGCGCGGCGACCAACTCTCGCGACAGTGGAAGCTGATTCAGCTGCTCGCGAAGGCGCGCTACGGCGTCGTGCCCGACTCGCTCGCGGACGAGCTCGGCGTGAACCGGCGCACCGTCTACCGCGATCTCGACGCGCTGATGTTCGCGGGCTTCCCCGTCACGAGTGAGCGCCGCGACACGCACGTCTACTGGCGCGTGATCGACGGCTTCAAGCTCGGCGACACGCCCTTCACGCCCGACGAGCTGCTCGCGCTCGGCTTCAGCGAGGACTTGTTACGGAGCCTCGAGGGCACCGTGTTCCACGACTCGATCGCGAGCGCGCTCGCGAAGATCCGCGCGAGCCTCGGCCCCGAGCTGGCGGGCTTTCTCGCGAAGCTGCGCGAGTCGTTCCGCGTGCTGCCCGGCCCGCACAAGAACTACGCCGATCTCGCGGACGTGATCCGCGCGCTCAACGAGGCCGTGCTCGCGCGGCGCACGGTGCGCATGAAGTACACGACGGCGCGCACGGGGAAGACGCAGGCGCGCGAGTTCGATCCGTATCGCGTGTGGTATCGGAGCGGCGGGCTGTACGCGATCGGGCACGACCACAAGTCGGGCGAGCTGCGCACGTTCGCGGTGGATCGCGTCCGCGCGCCCGAGCTCACCGAACAGCGTTTCAGCGTGCCCGACGACTTCGACTTCGAGGCGCGCGCGGCTTCGGCGTTCGGTGTCGTGATCGAGCCGCCCGAGCGCGTGCGCATCCGCTTCGGCGCGCGCCGCGCGCTCTACGTGCGCGAGCACGACTGGCACCCCTCGCAGCAGATCGAGGCTCTCCCGGGCGGCGAGATCGAGCTGCGCATGGAGGTAGGCCCCGGCGAGGAGATCGCGAGCTGGGTGCTCTCGTTCGGCGCGGACGCGGAGGTGCTCGAGCCCGCTGCGCTGCGCGCGCACGTGGCGAGCGAGCTGGCGCGCGCGGCGAAGCATTACGGCGCACCGGCGAAGAGGAAGCGATGA
- a CDS encoding DUF5615 family PIN-like protein, which produces MKLLFDQNLAPSLVRRLAAQFPGSAHVFDIGLGTARDRDVWDFARENGFAIVSKDSDFHQLSVWRGPPPKVIWVRLGNCSVDEVDEALRSRVRAIEQFDASAEAFLAIEAMP; this is translated from the coding sequence TTGAAGCTGCTGTTCGATCAGAACCTCGCTCCCTCACTGGTGCGACGGCTCGCGGCGCAGTTTCCAGGTTCAGCTCACGTCTTCGACATCGGGCTCGGCACTGCGCGCGATCGAGATGTTTGGGATTTCGCCCGTGAGAACGGCTTCGCGATCGTCAGCAAGGACTCTGACTTCCACCAACTCAGCGTGTGGCGTGGACCCCCTCCGAAGGTGATCTGGGTTCGGCTGGGGAACTGCTCGGTCGACGAGGTAGACGAGGCGTTGCGGTCTCGGGTCCGAGCGATTGAACAGTTCGACGCGAGCGCTGAAGCCTTCCTCGCGATCGAGGCAATGCCATGA
- a CDS encoding DUF433 domain-containing protein, with product MSHRDRITIEPGKRSGKPCIRGMRITVGDVLEYLASGMTEAQLLAEFPYLEHEDILACLEYAADRERKFAAA from the coding sequence ATGAGTCATCGCGATCGCATCACGATCGAGCCCGGCAAGCGCAGCGGAAAACCGTGCATCCGCGGCATGCGCATCACCGTGGGTGACGTGCTCGAGTACCTCGCGAGCGGCATGACCGAGGCGCAGCTGCTGGCGGAGTTCCCGTACCTCGAGCACGAAGACATCCTCGCGTGTCTGGAGTACGCCGCGGATCGCGAGCGGAAGTTCGCAGCCGCTTGA
- the efp gene encoding elongation factor P, with protein sequence MPDTSDFHNGMKLEIEGDPWVMTYFQHVKPGKGGAFVRTKIKNLRTGKTVDRTYRAGERVVEADVEDRNMQYLYAEADGLVCMDNQSFEQITIPLEQVGDAKNYLQENAEVSVILYKGQPINIEIPSFVIAKVVETEPGIKGDTASGATKKAKIETGATVLVPLFIKEGEKIRVDTRTGAYVERAA encoded by the coding sequence ATGCCCGATACGTCCGACTTTCACAACGGGATGAAGCTCGAGATCGAGGGCGACCCCTGGGTGATGACGTACTTCCAGCACGTGAAGCCCGGCAAGGGCGGCGCGTTCGTGCGCACCAAGATCAAGAACCTGCGCACGGGCAAGACGGTCGACCGCACCTACCGCGCGGGCGAGCGCGTGGTGGAGGCCGACGTCGAGGACCGCAACATGCAGTACCTGTACGCGGAAGCGGACGGGCTCGTGTGCATGGACAACCAGAGCTTCGAGCAGATCACGATCCCGCTCGAGCAGGTCGGCGACGCGAAGAACTACCTGCAAGAGAACGCCGAGGTCTCGGTGATTCTCTACAAGGGCCAGCCGATCAACATCGAGATCCCGTCGTTCGTGATCGCGAAGGTGGTCGAGACGGAGCCCGGCATCAAAGGCGACACCGCCAGCGGCGCCACGAAGAAGGCGAAGATCGAGACGGGCGCGACCGTGCTCGTGCCGCTCTTCATCAAGGAAGGCGAGAAGATCCGCGTCGACACGCGCACCGGCGCGTACGTGGAGCGCGCGGCGTAA
- a CDS encoding electron transfer flavoprotein subunit alpha/FixB family protein, producing MTILVVGEIQKGAVREASYELIAFAKKIGGDVRGLVIGSGVSAAADEFAKKGAGTVHVADDAALASYSADAYTRVIKAAVAASGATTVLISNTPSGWDVAGRVAAGLDAAFVSDAFNFADGAFIRRVFNGKLDARIVASGGKTVVTVQPGANKPFEGSADGKVEKLSVDLAGLKAKFVETKVAAAKGHDLTKADIIVSGGRGVGAPEKFGEVIKPLADALGGQMGASRPVVDAGWLPHEYQVGSSGQIVTPKLYVACGISGAIQHLVGMKGANYIIAINKDPDAPIFEVAQLGAVGDLFEIVPKLTAAVKAAKA from the coding sequence ATGACGATTCTCGTTGTTGGTGAAATCCAGAAGGGCGCCGTTCGCGAGGCGAGCTACGAGCTGATCGCGTTCGCCAAGAAGATCGGCGGCGACGTGAGGGGCCTCGTGATCGGCAGCGGCGTCTCCGCCGCGGCCGACGAGTTCGCGAAGAAAGGCGCCGGCACGGTGCACGTCGCCGACGACGCCGCGCTCGCGAGCTACAGCGCGGACGCGTACACGCGCGTGATCAAGGCCGCGGTCGCCGCTTCGGGCGCGACCACGGTGCTGATCTCGAACACGCCCTCGGGCTGGGACGTCGCGGGCCGCGTAGCCGCGGGCCTCGACGCGGCGTTCGTGTCCGACGCGTTCAACTTCGCGGACGGCGCGTTCATCCGCCGCGTGTTCAACGGCAAGCTCGACGCGCGCATAGTCGCGAGCGGCGGCAAGACCGTCGTGACGGTGCAGCCCGGCGCGAACAAGCCGTTCGAAGGCTCCGCCGACGGCAAGGTCGAGAAACTCTCGGTCGACCTCGCGGGCCTGAAGGCGAAGTTCGTCGAGACGAAGGTGGCGGCCGCGAAGGGCCACGACCTCACGAAGGCCGACATCATCGTGTCGGGCGGCCGCGGCGTCGGCGCGCCGGAGAAGTTCGGCGAAGTGATCAAGCCGCTCGCCGACGCGCTCGGCGGCCAGATGGGCGCTTCGCGCCCGGTGGTCGACGCGGGCTGGCTGCCCCACGAGTACCAGGTCGGCTCGTCGGGCCAGATCGTGACGCCGAAGCTGTACGTCGCGTGCGGCATCAGCGGCGCGATCCAGCACCTCGTGGGCATGAAGGGCGCGAACTACATCATCGCGATCAACAAGGACCCCGACGCGCCGATCTTCGAGGTCGCGCAGCTCGGCGCAGTAGGCGATCTGTTCGAGATCGTGCCGAAGCTGACTGCGGCGGTGAAGGCGGCGAAGGCCTAG
- a CDS encoding electron transfer flavoprotein subunit beta/FixA family protein — protein MKILVCLKQVPHADARLDISGDGQWIKEDGIKFEINSYDSFALEEALRLKDKDASTEVVVASIGPERVTQALRTALGMGADRAVHVKDTAVDGSDALGIARTLAAVAKSVGCDAVFMGLMSDDSNASAVGPMLGELLGIPSATGCVKTEKTASGFRVERELEGGALEVVDLEGPCVLAVQTGLNQVRYASLKGIMAAKKKPIDVKTAADLGLAGKVGAAAAKVKIQKIYAPPKGSGAQILKGSADEVVAGLVTKIKELGLL, from the coding sequence ATGAAGATTCTCGTTTGCTTGAAGCAGGTGCCGCACGCCGACGCGCGCCTCGACATCTCGGGCGACGGCCAGTGGATCAAGGAAGACGGCATCAAGTTCGAGATCAACAGCTACGACAGCTTCGCGCTCGAAGAGGCGCTGCGGCTGAAGGACAAGGACGCCTCGACCGAGGTGGTCGTGGCGTCGATCGGGCCCGAGCGCGTGACGCAGGCGCTGCGCACCGCCCTCGGCATGGGCGCGGATCGCGCGGTGCACGTGAAGGACACCGCGGTCGACGGCAGCGACGCGCTCGGCATCGCGCGCACGCTCGCCGCGGTCGCGAAGAGCGTCGGCTGCGACGCGGTCTTCATGGGCCTGATGAGCGACGACTCGAACGCGTCGGCCGTGGGCCCGATGCTCGGCGAGCTGCTCGGCATCCCCAGCGCGACGGGCTGCGTGAAGACGGAGAAGACCGCGAGCGGCTTCCGCGTCGAGCGCGAGCTCGAAGGCGGCGCGCTCGAAGTGGTCGACCTCGAAGGCCCGTGCGTGCTCGCGGTGCAGACGGGCCTCAACCAGGTCCGCTACGCGTCGCTGAAGGGCATCATGGCCGCGAAGAAGAAGCCGATCGACGTGAAGACCGCGGCCGACCTCGGCCTCGCGGGCAAGGTCGGCGCCGCCGCGGCGAAGGTGAAGATCCAGAAGATTTACGCGCCGCCGAAGGGCTCGGGCGCGCAGATCCTGAAGGGCAGCGCGGACGAGGTCGTCGCGGGGCTCGTCACCAAGATCAAGGAGCTCGGCCTGCTCTGA
- a CDS encoding cytochrome encodes MSALPDISPMPPRAAGALPWLGAGIGLLRAPTEFFAAQRAKLGDTFVVDALGYRLCCVFSPKGVAALYAAPEDHASFGLATFELVFKHKIPLELAIGRRNRPHDLFKNPDVETYLDNLHRAVALELEALGTSGELEAFREAKRLGYRLGLASWAGLEAASPKYLDRMIRAFDRLDTGDSFVKPISTFWSTATGKRREWAAMREIEAMLGEILDARRASGAAHDDFLARIEASFADVALPERNVQVARDVMLIQMGAQSNLPAALAWTLVNLLLHPALLERVRAGDDALLERCAYESIRFAQRSITLRRVLRPFELETEQGKLTLAPGVFLTTMLSVTNPTAAPGLDRFDPDHYAGRKLADDVLAALPARELVSTFGHGRHSCPAQRFSISAIRVAVRALVERFELQPRFASARPRRRQIGGVARAEAPCPVAYHAR; translated from the coding sequence GTGAGCGCGCTGCCCGACATCTCGCCGATGCCGCCGCGCGCAGCGGGCGCGCTGCCGTGGCTCGGCGCGGGGATCGGCTTGCTGCGCGCGCCCACCGAGTTCTTCGCGGCGCAGCGCGCGAAGCTCGGCGACACGTTCGTGGTCGACGCGCTCGGCTATCGCCTGTGCTGCGTGTTCTCGCCGAAGGGCGTCGCCGCGCTCTACGCCGCGCCCGAGGATCACGCGAGCTTCGGGCTCGCCACGTTCGAGCTCGTGTTCAAGCACAAGATTCCGCTCGAGCTGGCGATCGGCCGGCGCAATCGCCCGCACGATCTGTTCAAGAACCCCGACGTCGAGACGTACCTCGACAACCTGCACCGCGCGGTCGCGCTCGAGCTCGAGGCATTGGGGACGAGCGGCGAGCTCGAGGCGTTCCGCGAAGCGAAGCGACTCGGGTACAGGCTCGGCCTCGCGTCGTGGGCCGGGCTCGAAGCGGCGTCACCGAAGTACCTCGATCGCATGATTCGCGCCTTCGACCGACTCGACACGGGCGACTCGTTCGTGAAGCCGATCTCGACGTTCTGGAGCACCGCCACCGGCAAGCGACGCGAGTGGGCCGCGATGCGCGAGATCGAAGCGATGCTCGGCGAGATCCTCGACGCGCGGCGCGCGAGCGGCGCCGCGCACGACGACTTCCTCGCACGGATCGAGGCGAGCTTCGCGGACGTGGCGTTGCCCGAGCGCAACGTGCAGGTGGCGCGCGACGTGATGCTGATCCAGATGGGCGCGCAGTCGAACCTGCCCGCCGCGCTCGCGTGGACGCTCGTGAACTTGCTGCTGCATCCGGCGCTGCTCGAGCGAGTGCGCGCGGGCGACGACGCGCTGCTCGAGCGCTGCGCCTACGAATCGATCCGCTTCGCGCAGCGCTCGATCACGCTGCGCCGCGTGCTGCGCCCGTTCGAGCTAGAGACCGAGCAAGGCAAGCTCACGCTCGCACCGGGCGTGTTCCTGACGACCATGCTGTCCGTGACCAACCCGACTGCCGCGCCGGGCCTCGATCGCTTCGACCCGGATCACTATGCCGGGCGCAAGCTCGCCGACGACGTGCTCGCGGCGCTGCCCGCGCGCGAGCTCGTCTCCACCTTCGGCCACGGCCGGCACAGCTGTCCCGCGCAGCGCTTCTCGATCAGCGCGATTCGCGTCGCGGTGCGCGCGCTGGTGGAACGCTTCGAGCTGCAGCCGCGCTTCGCGAGCGCGCGGCCGCGCCGCCGCCAGATCGGCGGCGTCGCGCGCGCCGAGGCGCCGTGCCCGGTCGCGTACCACGCACGCTGA
- a CDS encoding MFS transporter, translating to MTRAHLWAYAAPGLGVSFLSTLVLVMYLNFAADVLGASIGVVGTIFLVGKVWDAVSDPLAGNWSDRTRSRLGRRRSWMLASALPLFAFGAMAWAPPQGLSPFALHAWIAFSIVGFYTAQTMFDVPNMALGAELSHSQAERNRIFGVRQVVRTLGLFGSFGLGTYVLTQSADPRGAAVWLGVGVGLATAASIVWGVLALPPERSDYTGRGGLSLWKSMRDVWGNRLARLLLFVFFIESLGVGAIGALVPFVIRYVMKTPELVPAMLIVYTTSTLLAVPLWVRLARRFEKRRLWLWAMVQGGLGFGMLFWLGEGDWLLMSISSVVAGTANACGATLGQSLKADLIDVDEHATGERKEGAYFAAWSFVSKLATGVMIGITGIALDAAGYVENADQSETVKRAMILLMGGAPIVGYGIGTLAFLRFDLTQATHARIRSELDARAAARTP from the coding sequence ATGACTCGCGCGCATCTCTGGGCGTACGCCGCGCCGGGGCTCGGGGTGTCGTTCCTCTCGACGCTCGTGCTCGTGATGTACCTGAACTTTGCGGCCGACGTGCTCGGCGCTTCGATCGGCGTGGTCGGCACGATCTTCCTCGTCGGCAAGGTTTGGGACGCGGTCTCCGATCCGCTCGCGGGAAACTGGAGTGATCGCACGCGCTCGCGGCTCGGCCGGCGGCGCTCCTGGATGCTCGCGTCCGCGCTCCCGCTCTTCGCGTTCGGCGCGATGGCGTGGGCGCCACCGCAGGGGCTCTCGCCCTTCGCGCTCCACGCCTGGATCGCCTTCTCGATCGTGGGCTTCTACACGGCGCAGACCATGTTCGACGTGCCGAACATGGCGCTCGGCGCGGAGCTCTCGCATTCGCAGGCCGAGCGCAACCGCATCTTCGGCGTGCGCCAAGTCGTGCGAACGCTCGGACTGTTCGGTTCGTTCGGCCTCGGCACGTACGTGCTCACGCAATCGGCCGATCCCCGCGGCGCGGCGGTTTGGCTCGGCGTCGGCGTCGGCCTCGCGACCGCGGCATCGATCGTCTGGGGCGTGCTCGCGCTCCCGCCCGAGCGCAGCGACTACACCGGACGCGGCGGCCTGAGCCTCTGGAAGTCGATGCGCGACGTGTGGGGGAACCGGCTCGCGCGCCTCTTGCTGTTCGTGTTCTTCATCGAGTCATTAGGGGTCGGCGCGATCGGAGCGCTCGTGCCGTTCGTGATTCGTTACGTGATGAAAACTCCCGAGCTCGTTCCAGCCATGCTGATCGTCTACACCACGTCGACCCTGCTCGCGGTGCCGCTGTGGGTGCGGCTCGCGCGCAGGTTCGAGAAACGCCGGCTTTGGCTGTGGGCGATGGTTCAGGGCGGCCTCGGCTTCGGCATGCTGTTCTGGCTCGGCGAGGGCGACTGGCTGCTCATGTCGATCTCCTCGGTCGTGGCAGGCACCGCGAATGCGTGCGGCGCGACCCTCGGCCAGTCGCTCAAGGCGGACCTGATCGACGTGGACGAGCACGCGACGGGTGAGCGCAAAGAAGGCGCTTACTTCGCGGCATGGAGCTTCGTCTCGAAGCTCGCGACGGGCGTGATGATCGGAATCACCGGGATCGCGCTCGATGCCGCGGGCTACGTCGAGAACGCAGATCAATCCGAAACGGTGAAGCGCGCGATGATCCTGCTGATGGGAGGCGCGCCCATCGTCGGCTACGGCATCGGAACGCTCGCGTTCCTCCGCTTCGATCTCACGCAGGCCACACACGCGCGCATTCGCAGCGAGCTCGACGCACGCGCCGCCGCGCGCACGCCGTGA
- a CDS encoding MBL fold metallo-hydrolase — MSDLYFQQLAVGDMQNFAYLIGSKSTRECLIVDPAWAVDALVDRAEADGMRVTGALVTHYHQDHVGGRIFGMEIEGLARLMARAPVPVHVNAHEADGVRKVTALSESDLVRHAGGDALTLGAITVRLLHTPGHTPGSQCFFVEEAAHPGKLVSGDTLFLGSCGRVDLPGSDPAQMFDSLHNKLKKLPDDTILYPGHHYSAAPYGDMGEQKRRNPYLRVASLDDFLMFMGA; from the coding sequence ATGTCCGATCTCTACTTCCAGCAGCTCGCCGTGGGCGACATGCAGAACTTCGCGTACCTGATCGGCAGCAAGTCCACGCGCGAGTGCCTGATCGTCGACCCCGCGTGGGCGGTGGACGCGCTGGTCGATCGCGCCGAGGCGGACGGCATGCGCGTCACCGGCGCGCTCGTCACGCACTACCACCAGGACCACGTCGGCGGGCGCATCTTCGGCATGGAGATCGAGGGGCTCGCGCGGCTGATGGCGCGCGCGCCCGTGCCGGTGCACGTGAACGCGCACGAGGCCGATGGCGTGCGCAAGGTGACCGCGCTCTCCGAGAGCGATCTCGTGCGCCACGCGGGCGGCGATGCGCTCACCCTCGGCGCGATCACGGTGCGCCTGCTGCACACCCCCGGCCACACGCCGGGCTCGCAGTGCTTCTTCGTCGAGGAGGCGGCGCACCCGGGCAAGCTCGTCAGCGGCGACACGCTCTTCCTCGGCAGCTGCGGCCGCGTCGACCTGCCCGGCAGCGACCCCGCGCAGATGTTCGACTCGCTCCATAACAAGCTGAAGAAGCTGCCCGACGACACGATCCTCTACCCGGGCCACCACTACTCCGCCGCGCCCTACGGCGACATGGGCGAGCAGAAGCGGCGCAATCCGTACCTGCGCGTCGCGAGCCTCGACGACTTCCTGATGTTCATGGGCGCTTGA